A stretch of Clostridium formicaceticum DNA encodes these proteins:
- a CDS encoding tagaturonate reductase: MQLNKTTYKEYKEYPEKILQFGEGNFLRAFVDWKIDKMNKEANFNSGVVVVQPIDKGLVDMLNAQDGLYTLYLNGIKEEKVVSEHTVVNCITRGINTYTNYDEYLKVGENPDLRFVISNTTEAGIAFDEGDQLQDTPQKSFPGKLTALLYHRYKTFDGDKNKGLIFIPCELIDRNGDKLKETILRLIELWKLEEGFKQWIEEANTFCNSLVDRIVPGYPRERIQEIYQELGYEDQLVVEAEHFHLWVIEGPAWVQKEFPANEIGLNVLFVEDMTPYRTRKVRILNGAHTSMVPVAYLYGIDTVKESVEDEVVGRFVKETIFQEIIPTLDLPKEELESFADAVLDRFRNPFIKHELISIALNSMSKFETRVLLSILEYKARKEILPQKLIFSLAALIVFYKGERDGQAIPLADDADILNQSRELWKGYDGSEGYLEHIVTTILANEKIWKKDLNQVEGLTKLVTKYAFAIEKQGMKAALQEVMK, from the coding sequence ATGCAATTAAACAAAACAACTTATAAGGAGTACAAAGAATATCCAGAAAAAATACTACAATTCGGAGAGGGAAACTTTTTAAGAGCCTTTGTTGACTGGAAGATTGACAAAATGAACAAGGAAGCAAATTTTAATAGTGGTGTAGTGGTTGTTCAACCGATAGACAAAGGCTTGGTGGATATGCTCAATGCACAGGATGGGCTGTATACCCTATATTTAAATGGAATAAAAGAAGAAAAAGTGGTAAGTGAGCACACAGTAGTTAACTGTATCACTAGGGGAATCAATACCTACACGAATTATGATGAATATCTAAAAGTAGGGGAAAATCCAGACCTAAGATTTGTGATTTCCAATACTACAGAAGCAGGAATTGCTTTTGATGAAGGGGATCAGTTACAGGATACGCCACAAAAAAGTTTTCCTGGTAAATTAACGGCATTGCTTTATCATAGGTATAAAACCTTTGATGGCGATAAAAATAAAGGGCTTATTTTTATTCCATGTGAATTAATTGATAGAAACGGCGATAAGCTGAAAGAAACGATACTAAGATTGATTGAACTTTGGAAGCTGGAAGAAGGGTTTAAGCAGTGGATTGAAGAGGCAAATACCTTTTGTAACAGTTTGGTAGATAGAATTGTACCAGGTTATCCTAGAGAAAGAATACAGGAAATTTACCAAGAGTTAGGTTATGAAGATCAGTTAGTAGTAGAAGCAGAACATTTTCATCTTTGGGTTATCGAAGGACCTGCTTGGGTACAAAAAGAGTTTCCAGCAAATGAAATAGGACTAAATGTATTATTTGTTGAGGATATGACCCCCTATAGAACGAGAAAAGTAAGAATATTAAATGGTGCCCATACAAGTATGGTGCCAGTGGCGTATCTATATGGTATAGATACAGTAAAAGAGTCGGTAGAAGATGAGGTTGTTGGAAGGTTTGTAAAAGAAACAATCTTTCAAGAAATTATTCCAACCCTTGATTTACCTAAAGAAGAATTAGAGAGCTTTGCTGATGCAGTATTAGATCGTTTTAGAAATCCTTTTATTAAACATGAATTAATAAGCATAGCCCTAAATTCGATGTCAAAATTTGAAACAAGAGTACTTCTCTCCATTTTAGAATACAAAGCTAGAAAAGAAATTTTACCACAAAAGTTAATCTTCTCATTAGCAGCATTGATTGTCTTCTATAAAGGAGAGAGAGATGGGCAAGCTATTCCTTTAGCTGATGATGCAGATATTTTAAACCAATCCAGGGAACTTTGGAAGGGTTATGACGGTTCAGAAGGTTATTTGGAGCATATTGTAACCACAATTTTAGCCAATGAAAAAATTTGGAAAAAGGATTTAAATCAGGTAGAGGGTTTAACAAAATTAGTAACCAAGTATGCATTTGCAATCGAGAAGCAAGGAATGAAGGCGGCTCTACAAGAGGTGATGAAATAA